A stretch of the Archangium violaceum genome encodes the following:
- the fabF gene encoding beta-ketoacyl-ACP synthase II, translating into MSNRRVVVTGTGIITALGTGTEKNWQAMLAGKSGIAPITRFDTGKIDTRFAGEVKDFQPEQFIDKREVRRMDLFSQFALAAAEMAVKESGLPIGPDAPHGYTPEKVGVIIGSGIGGISSLEEQHRKGLEKGFDRLSPFFIIQMIINMAPGLVSMRYGCKGPNWAPVSACATSAHAIGEAWKSIRLGETDAVIAGGSEAAITPLGMGGFSVMKALSSRNEDPATASRPFDKDRDGFVMGEGAGIIVLEELEHAKKRGANILAELVGYGANSDAHHVTQPAPEGEGAARCMRLALQSAGMNPEDVGYINAHGTSTPFNDANETKAIKTVFGDHARKLAVSSTKSMTGHMLGAAGGAEAVISVLTLQRGVIAPTINYTTPDPDCDLDYVPNQAREQRVDAVMSNSFGFGGTNAVLLFKRFK; encoded by the coding sequence GTGTCAAACCGACGAGTCGTCGTCACCGGGACCGGAATCATCACGGCACTGGGAACCGGCACCGAGAAGAACTGGCAGGCGATGCTCGCCGGCAAGTCTGGCATCGCGCCCATCACCCGCTTCGATACGGGGAAGATCGACACCCGCTTCGCAGGCGAGGTGAAGGACTTCCAGCCGGAGCAGTTCATCGACAAGCGCGAAGTGCGCCGGATGGACCTGTTCTCGCAGTTCGCGCTCGCCGCGGCCGAGATGGCCGTGAAGGAGAGCGGTCTGCCCATCGGGCCGGATGCGCCTCACGGCTACACGCCCGAGAAGGTGGGCGTCATCATCGGCTCCGGCATCGGTGGCATCTCCTCGCTGGAGGAGCAGCACCGCAAGGGCCTGGAGAAGGGGTTCGATCGGCTCTCGCCCTTCTTCATCATCCAGATGATCATCAACATGGCGCCGGGCCTGGTCTCCATGCGCTACGGCTGCAAGGGGCCCAACTGGGCGCCGGTGTCGGCCTGTGCCACGAGCGCGCACGCCATTGGCGAGGCGTGGAAGTCCATCCGCCTGGGTGAGACGGACGCGGTCATCGCGGGCGGCTCCGAGGCGGCGATCACCCCGCTGGGCATGGGTGGCTTCTCGGTGATGAAGGCGTTGTCCAGCCGCAACGAGGATCCGGCCACGGCCAGCCGCCCGTTCGACAAGGATCGCGACGGCTTCGTGATGGGCGAGGGCGCGGGCATCATCGTGCTCGAGGAGCTGGAGCACGCGAAGAAGCGCGGCGCCAACATCCTGGCGGAGCTGGTGGGCTACGGCGCCAACTCGGACGCGCACCACGTGACGCAGCCGGCCCCCGAGGGTGAGGGCGCGGCGCGCTGCATGCGCCTGGCGCTGCAGTCGGCGGGGATGAACCCGGAGGACGTGGGCTACATCAACGCGCACGGCACCTCGACACCGTTCAACGACGCCAACGAGACGAAGGCCATCAAGACCGTCTTCGGGGACCACGCCCGGAAGCTGGCGGTGTCGTCCACCAAGTCCATGACGGGCCACATGCTGGGCGCGGCCGGTGGAGCGGAGGCGGTGATCAGCGTGCTGACGCTGCAGCGGGGCGTGATCGCGCCGACCATCAACTACACCACGCCGGATCCGGACTGCGATCTGGACTACGTGCCGAACCAGGCGCGTGAGCAGCGCGTGGACGCGGTGATGAGCAACTCGTTCGGCTTCGGCGGCACCAACGCGGTGCTGCTGTTCAAGCGCTTCAAGTAG
- a CDS encoding PilZ domain-containing protein encodes MELSTWLTNFRELHERARRKLHTSDERALYLEAREQLARTLLAAQGHKLQEGAAARRNFRVPKGLTLDVCFRAGPVRSRTLDISSGGFSCMLNGDPGGSEHTGFVLWLPGEDEPPVVGRARIVALIPHSDEGNRRISFTFTDVSEEDRERLEMLIFDLALGYIRA; translated from the coding sequence ATGGAACTCTCCACCTGGCTGACGAATTTCCGGGAGTTGCACGAGCGCGCGCGCCGCAAGCTGCACACGAGCGATGAGCGCGCGCTCTATCTGGAGGCGCGCGAGCAGCTCGCGCGTACGCTGCTCGCGGCCCAGGGCCACAAGTTGCAAGAGGGAGCCGCGGCCCGGCGCAACTTCCGTGTGCCCAAGGGGCTGACCCTGGATGTCTGCTTCCGCGCCGGCCCCGTGCGCAGCAGGACCCTGGACATCTCCTCCGGTGGGTTCTCCTGCATGCTGAACGGCGACCCCGGTGGGAGCGAGCACACGGGCTTCGTGCTGTGGCTGCCAGGAGAGGACGAGCCCCCGGTGGTGGGCCGCGCGCGGATCGTCGCGCTCATCCCCCACTCCGACGAGGGAAACCGGCGCATCTCCTTCACCTTCACGGACGTGAGCGAGGAGGACCGCGAGCGGCTGGAGATGCTGATCTTCGACCTGGCGCTCGGCTACATCCGGGCTTGA
- the glyA gene encoding serine hydroxymethyltransferase, with amino-acid sequence MENVRKLAEVDPEIAKVLHEETRRQEEGLELIASENFVSPAVMEAMGSVLTNKYAEGYPGKRYYGGCEVVDVAENLAINRAKELFGADYVNVQPHSGSQANMGAYMALMKPGDTLLSLDLNSGGHLTHGAAFNFSGKLYKIVHYGLTRDTETLDYAQAAALAKEHKPKVVVVGASAYPRTIDFAKFREIADSVGAAMMVDMAHIAGLVAAGVHPSPVPLADIVTSTTHKTLRGPRGGIVLSKEQYAKTLNSQIFPGIQGGPLMHVIAAKAVAFREALTPEFKVYQRQIVANAQALAEALKRGGLRLCSGGTDNHLMLVDLRPKNLVGKVAEEVLNKAGITVNKNMIPFDPEKPTVTSGIRIGTPAVTSRGMKEAEMATIGAFVVEALDHASDEKRLANIRERIQEFTRSFPLYASRLK; translated from the coding sequence ATGGAGAACGTCCGTAAGCTGGCCGAGGTCGATCCGGAGATTGCCAAGGTCCTTCACGAGGAGACGCGGCGCCAGGAGGAAGGCCTGGAGCTCATCGCCTCGGAGAACTTCGTGAGCCCCGCCGTGATGGAGGCGATGGGCTCGGTGCTGACGAACAAGTACGCCGAGGGCTACCCGGGCAAGCGCTACTACGGCGGTTGCGAGGTGGTGGACGTGGCGGAGAACCTCGCCATCAACCGGGCGAAGGAGCTGTTCGGCGCGGACTACGTCAACGTCCAGCCGCACTCGGGCAGCCAGGCCAACATGGGCGCCTACATGGCGCTGATGAAGCCCGGTGACACCCTCCTCTCGTTGGACCTCAACTCGGGTGGCCACCTCACGCACGGCGCCGCGTTCAACTTCTCCGGCAAGCTCTACAAGATCGTCCACTACGGGCTCACCCGGGACACGGAGACGCTGGACTACGCGCAGGCGGCGGCCCTGGCCAAGGAGCACAAGCCCAAGGTGGTGGTGGTGGGCGCCTCGGCGTACCCGCGCACCATCGACTTCGCGAAGTTCCGGGAGATCGCCGACAGCGTGGGCGCGGCGATGATGGTGGACATGGCGCACATCGCCGGCCTGGTGGCGGCGGGTGTGCACCCCTCGCCGGTGCCGCTGGCGGACATCGTCACCTCCACCACGCACAAGACGCTGCGCGGCCCGCGCGGTGGCATCGTGCTGAGCAAGGAGCAGTACGCCAAGACGCTCAACAGCCAGATCTTCCCGGGCATCCAGGGCGGCCCGCTGATGCACGTCATCGCCGCCAAGGCGGTGGCCTTCCGCGAGGCGCTCACCCCCGAGTTCAAGGTCTACCAGCGGCAGATCGTCGCCAACGCCCAGGCGCTGGCCGAGGCGCTCAAGCGAGGGGGCCTGCGGCTGTGCTCGGGCGGTACGGACAACCACCTGATGCTGGTGGACCTGCGGCCCAAGAACCTCGTCGGCAAGGTCGCCGAGGAGGTGCTGAACAAGGCCGGCATCACGGTGAACAAGAACATGATTCCGTTCGACCCGGAGAAGCCCACGGTGACGTCGGGCATCCGGATCGGCACGCCGGCCGTGACCTCGCGCGGGATGAAGGAAGCGGAGATGGCCACCATCGGCGCGTTCGTGGTGGAGGCGCTGGATCACGCCTCGGACGAGAAGCGGCTGGCCAACATCCGCGAGCGCATCCAGGAGTTCACCCGGAGCTTCCCGCTCTACGCCTCGCGGCTGAAGTAA
- the rpiB gene encoding ribose 5-phosphate isomerase B has protein sequence MKVIIASDHAGLELRRELVSALKELRAEVDDVGPATNASVDYPDFAKQVCRSVAAGDYTFGVLVCGTGIGMSITANKYRGIRAALCTSEFEARMTRAHNDANVLCLGQRVVGGGLARSILEAFLSTPFEGGRHQKRLDKIREAESESGR, from the coding sequence GTGAAGGTCATCATCGCGTCGGATCATGCGGGCCTGGAGCTGCGCCGCGAGCTCGTGAGTGCGCTGAAGGAGCTGCGCGCCGAGGTCGACGACGTCGGCCCGGCCACGAACGCGTCGGTGGACTACCCGGACTTCGCGAAGCAGGTCTGCCGGAGCGTGGCCGCGGGCGACTACACCTTCGGAGTGCTGGTCTGCGGCACCGGCATCGGCATGAGCATCACGGCCAACAAGTACCGGGGCATCCGCGCGGCGCTGTGCACGAGCGAGTTCGAGGCGCGCATGACGCGGGCCCACAACGACGCCAACGTGCTGTGCCTGGGCCAGCGGGTGGTGGGCGGGGGTTTGGCGCGAAGCATCCTGGAGGCCTTCCTGAGCACGCCCTTCGAGGGCGGCCGGCACCAGAAGCGCCTGGACAAGATTCGTGAGGCCGAGTCCGAGAGCGGACGCTGA
- a CDS encoding riboflavin synthase yields the protein MFTGLIQDIGVVERLIPGGMTDVWIGTALGAKDFALGESIAVDGACLTVVERAGDSFRVQAAPETLRRTTLGSLHPGSRVNLERALALGDRLGGHLVSGHVDAVSEVLETRPEGGSWVMVFRLPEELAPFFIEKGSVAIDGISLTVNSVGTDRFSVQLIPETQERTTLRAKAVGARVNLEGDMIGKYVARLVSLRQGPGGGLSEAVIKAAGFGG from the coding sequence ATGTTCACCGGACTCATCCAGGACATCGGCGTGGTCGAGCGTCTCATCCCCGGAGGGATGACGGACGTGTGGATTGGCACGGCGCTGGGCGCGAAGGACTTCGCGCTCGGCGAATCCATCGCGGTGGATGGCGCCTGCCTCACCGTGGTGGAGCGCGCCGGGGACTCGTTCCGCGTCCAGGCGGCCCCCGAGACGCTCCGGCGCACCACCCTGGGGAGCCTCCACCCCGGCTCGCGCGTCAACCTCGAGCGGGCGCTCGCGCTGGGCGACCGGCTGGGCGGGCACCTCGTCAGCGGCCACGTGGACGCCGTCAGCGAGGTGCTGGAGACCCGGCCCGAGGGCGGCTCCTGGGTGATGGTCTTCCGGCTCCCCGAGGAGCTGGCCCCCTTCTTCATCGAGAAGGGCTCGGTGGCCATCGACGGCATCAGCCTCACCGTGAACTCGGTGGGGACGGACCGCTTCAGCGTGCAACTCATCCCCGAGACCCAGGAGCGCACCACGCTGCGCGCCAAGGCCGTGGGGGCGAGGGTGAACCTGGAGGGGGATATGATTGGCAAGTACGTGGCGCGGCTGGTGTCGCTGCGCCAGGGCCCGGGCGGTGGGCTCTCCGAGGCGGTCATCAAGGCGGCCGGCTTCGGTGGTTGA
- a CDS encoding cytochrome P450 yields the protein MKPAPEIAMLNANVVTSPRYEFFSPEAIANSQSLLSRIRSEDPVHFSDQLGGWLVTRYADVMAALKDPRFLQATGTGRLDAMPEAARQQLRPLRDSIRLWMGNDSTEDHLRFQRILKKYFTPGTLEALRPRIQELTTELVDAARARGRAEVVSELAYPLPANVIAEMLGVPTKDRELLQRWSRDLLPIFTASSMEQLLQSQKSVLEMTDYMRPIVEEHRREPRQDLISVFLAEEAAGNIRDVEEIAANCVLLLFAGHETTANLICNGLSALFDFPDQLELLRAKPELMQSAVEEMLRFSGIGGTITRVAGTDLELGGKKIAPRQLVFVSLASANHDPEVFPEPSRFDITRKTNKHVTFGYGSYYCLGAALARLEAQVFFSTFLPRFPNLRLVDRAWEPSPPLGRRLTALNVSF from the coding sequence TTGAAGCCCGCTCCCGAGATCGCCATGCTCAACGCCAACGTCGTGACCTCCCCTCGTTATGAGTTCTTCTCCCCGGAGGCGATTGCCAATTCCCAATCGCTGCTGAGCCGGATCCGCTCCGAGGATCCCGTGCACTTCAGCGACCAGCTTGGTGGCTGGCTCGTCACCCGCTATGCGGACGTCATGGCGGCGCTCAAGGATCCGCGCTTCTTGCAGGCCACGGGCACGGGACGGCTGGACGCGATGCCCGAGGCGGCTCGCCAGCAGTTGCGCCCCCTGCGTGATTCCATCCGGTTGTGGATGGGCAATGACTCCACCGAGGACCATCTCCGCTTCCAGCGCATCCTCAAGAAGTACTTCACGCCCGGGACGCTGGAGGCCCTGCGCCCGCGCATCCAGGAGCTCACCACCGAGCTGGTGGACGCCGCGCGGGCCCGGGGCCGGGCCGAGGTCGTCAGCGAGCTGGCCTACCCGCTGCCCGCCAACGTCATCGCCGAGATGCTGGGCGTGCCCACGAAGGATCGCGAGCTGCTGCAGCGCTGGTCGCGCGACCTCCTCCCCATCTTCACGGCCTCCAGCATGGAGCAGCTCCTCCAGAGCCAGAAGAGCGTGCTGGAGATGACCGACTACATGCGGCCCATCGTCGAGGAGCACCGCCGCGAGCCCCGCCAGGATCTCATCAGCGTGTTCCTGGCGGAGGAGGCCGCGGGCAACATCCGCGACGTGGAGGAGATCGCCGCCAACTGCGTGCTGCTGCTGTTCGCGGGTCACGAGACGACGGCCAACCTCATCTGCAATGGCTTGTCGGCGCTCTTCGACTTCCCCGACCAGCTCGAGCTGCTGCGCGCGAAGCCGGAGCTGATGCAGTCGGCCGTGGAGGAGATGCTGCGCTTCTCGGGCATCGGCGGCACCATCACGCGCGTGGCCGGTACGGACCTCGAGCTGGGTGGCAAGAAGATCGCGCCGCGGCAGCTCGTGTTCGTGAGTCTGGCGTCCGCCAACCACGATCCGGAGGTGTTCCCCGAGCCGAGCCGGTTCGACATCACCCGGAAGACGAACAAGCACGTCACGTTCGGTTACGGCTCCTACTACTGCCTGGGCGCCGCGCTCGCCCGGCTCGAGGCCCAGGTCTTCTTCTCCACGTTCCTGCCCCGGTTCCCCAACCTGCGGCTCGTGGACAGGGCGTGGGAGCCGTCGCCGCCGCTGGGCCGCCGGCTGACCGCGCTCAACGTGAGCTTCTGA
- the ribD gene encoding bifunctional diaminohydroxyphosphoribosylaminopyrimidine deaminase/5-amino-6-(5-phosphoribosylamino)uracil reductase RibD, with translation MRLLTRARLQARKAPRAKRTADFDRAVAEFFMRLALEEAAKGLGRTSPNPVVGAVLVKSGRIIARGYHRRAGTAHAEVVALEAAGAKARGADLYTTLEPCDHYGRTPPCSQAILDAGVRRVFTGSSDPNPKVNGKGVARLRRAGVEVVTGVLKEDADKLNRPFFKAMSTGLPYVTLKAAVTLDGKLATATGDSRWVTGEQARAQVHRLRDQVDVILVGANTVRKDNPQLTTRLPEGSGKDPVRVVVDSHLSLSPKLTVFTQRSPARTVVATLEDPAGRKAKRFAAAGVDIWQLPAKGERVDLEALMRRIAKEGLNHVLVEGGAEMYGSFLREELADELLLFVAPKLIGSEGLSWTGSLGVKQMARALSVGTLSYEQVGEDLLIRARLSEPR, from the coding sequence GTGCGGCTCTTGACGCGAGCGCGGTTGCAGGCACGCAAGGCTCCCCGGGCGAAGCGCACGGCGGACTTCGACCGGGCGGTGGCGGAGTTCTTCATGCGCCTGGCGTTGGAGGAGGCGGCCAAGGGGCTCGGCCGCACCAGTCCCAACCCGGTGGTGGGGGCGGTGCTGGTGAAGAGCGGCCGCATCATCGCGCGTGGCTACCACCGCCGGGCCGGTACGGCGCACGCCGAGGTGGTGGCGCTGGAGGCCGCGGGCGCCAAGGCGCGCGGGGCGGACCTCTACACGACGCTGGAGCCGTGCGACCACTACGGGCGCACCCCTCCGTGCAGCCAGGCCATCCTCGACGCTGGCGTGCGCCGGGTCTTCACCGGCTCGTCGGACCCCAACCCGAAGGTGAACGGCAAGGGCGTGGCGCGGCTGCGGCGGGCCGGGGTGGAGGTGGTCACCGGCGTGCTGAAGGAGGATGCCGACAAGCTCAACCGGCCCTTCTTCAAGGCGATGAGCACGGGCCTGCCCTATGTCACGCTCAAGGCGGCGGTGACTCTGGATGGCAAGCTGGCCACCGCCACAGGGGACTCGCGCTGGGTGACGGGTGAGCAGGCCCGCGCGCAGGTGCACCGGCTGCGCGATCAGGTGGACGTCATCCTCGTGGGCGCCAACACCGTCCGAAAGGACAACCCCCAGCTCACCACGCGGCTGCCCGAGGGAAGCGGGAAGGATCCGGTGCGCGTGGTGGTGGATTCCCACCTGAGCCTCTCCCCGAAGCTGACCGTCTTCACCCAGCGCTCCCCGGCGCGCACCGTGGTGGCCACGCTGGAGGACCCCGCCGGCCGCAAGGCGAAGCGCTTCGCCGCGGCGGGAGTCGACATCTGGCAACTGCCCGCGAAGGGCGAGCGGGTGGACCTCGAGGCGCTCATGCGCCGCATCGCGAAGGAAGGCCTCAACCACGTGCTGGTGGAGGGTGGGGCGGAGATGTACGGCTCCTTCCTGCGCGAGGAACTGGCGGACGAGCTGCTGCTCTTCGTCGCCCCCAAGCTCATCGGCAGCGAGGGCCTGTCCTGGACGGGCTCGCTGGGGGTGAAGCAGATGGCCCGGGCGCTCTCGGTGGGGACGCTCTCCTACGAGCAGGTGGGCGAGGATCTGCTCATCCGTGCCCGGCTCTCCGAGCCCCGCTGA
- a CDS encoding M48 family metalloprotease translates to MRALLLSLLLAQAASEPPEKFPFSAELEPVYERVFDQVQQGQSEQARPGVEQLVREAPDNPRAWRLLGFLEMETQPKRAEEALRKALELGIDGHRRADVLATLASQSLDTPAQQKQARRWLLEALQLNPKEPRALYLSAVLYNTANEFDRARGYVDRLLELHPDMASAHALRAAILANQGEDEEAAEEVAAARAGGATAPFFEEIEGRSDDARMFRLAWQLPLGMVLLLGLSLGLLYLAGTLLSRVQVKRLASVDARLLRDEQTPQERRIDKLYNAVLWAGSLLFYVSVPMTLIITLATGGALLYGLFLLPRIPVKLILIALVIGLGGLWAIVRGLFVSGPKEGGGRVLTEAEAPRLFAALAEVAEVARAKKVDKVYLDADAGIGVREAGGTWRVLLGGGERILHLGYAALRGMSVTELKAILAHEYGHFSHGETRLNPVIGRIQTSVLHTLQGMAELGQMTYANPVYWFLRVYFAVYLGVTMGHSRRRELLADRAAALAYGGDAFGAALNRAIRNGELFDRSAVSTLIMLRQTGRPCQNLYRCLDAADTMTPGSLRELRTTELVQREEGKYDSHPPPHERIARVAGIPAHRPVDEEPALTLFEAPEKLAEELTGEFAHKVEDYLTQRGAELPPVRGEVVPALQEQFAGAVAFHRDALDMRERAHPEADTALVASARKLEETVGADDPFIVPVLQEMAYAQHRMGDTPAAQASLQRAIGILEALPVKDQGEIDALKQQLNNVSSKAA, encoded by the coding sequence ATGCGCGCGTTGCTGTTGTCCCTCCTGCTGGCCCAGGCCGCATCGGAGCCACCGGAGAAGTTTCCTTTCAGTGCCGAACTGGAGCCCGTCTACGAGCGGGTCTTCGACCAGGTCCAGCAGGGCCAGTCCGAGCAGGCCCGGCCCGGCGTGGAGCAGTTGGTGCGGGAGGCCCCGGACAACCCGCGCGCCTGGCGGCTGCTCGGCTTCCTCGAGATGGAGACCCAACCGAAGCGGGCGGAGGAGGCTCTGCGGAAGGCGCTCGAGCTCGGCATCGATGGGCATCGCCGCGCGGATGTGTTGGCCACCCTGGCGTCCCAGTCGCTCGACACGCCCGCCCAGCAGAAGCAGGCACGGCGCTGGCTACTGGAGGCGCTGCAATTGAACCCGAAGGAGCCGCGCGCGCTGTACCTGAGCGCCGTGCTCTACAACACGGCGAACGAATTCGACCGCGCGCGGGGGTACGTGGATCGGCTGCTGGAGCTCCACCCGGACATGGCCTCGGCCCATGCACTGCGCGCCGCCATCCTCGCCAATCAGGGGGAGGACGAGGAGGCCGCGGAGGAGGTGGCCGCCGCTCGGGCCGGGGGCGCGACAGCGCCCTTCTTCGAGGAGATCGAGGGCAGGAGCGACGACGCGCGGATGTTCCGCCTGGCGTGGCAGCTCCCCCTGGGCATGGTGCTGCTCCTGGGCCTCTCCCTGGGGCTGCTCTACCTGGCGGGCACGCTGCTGTCGCGCGTCCAGGTCAAGCGTCTGGCGTCGGTGGACGCGCGCCTGCTGCGCGACGAGCAGACGCCGCAGGAGCGGCGGATCGACAAGCTGTACAACGCGGTGCTCTGGGCCGGCAGCCTGCTCTTCTACGTGTCGGTACCGATGACGCTGATCATCACCCTGGCCACGGGAGGCGCCCTGCTCTACGGGCTGTTCCTGCTGCCGCGCATCCCCGTGAAGCTGATCCTCATCGCACTGGTGATCGGCCTGGGTGGGTTGTGGGCCATCGTCCGCGGGCTCTTCGTCTCCGGCCCGAAGGAAGGCGGGGGCCGGGTCCTCACCGAGGCGGAGGCGCCCAGGCTGTTCGCCGCGCTCGCGGAGGTCGCGGAGGTGGCGCGCGCCAAGAAGGTGGACAAGGTCTACCTGGACGCGGACGCGGGGATCGGCGTGCGCGAGGCGGGCGGCACGTGGCGGGTGCTGCTGGGCGGAGGCGAGCGCATCCTCCACCTCGGCTACGCCGCGCTGCGCGGAATGTCCGTCACCGAGCTCAAGGCGATCCTCGCCCACGAGTACGGTCACTTCTCGCACGGGGAGACGCGGCTCAACCCCGTCATCGGCCGCATCCAGACGTCGGTGCTCCACACGCTCCAGGGCATGGCGGAGCTGGGGCAGATGACCTACGCGAACCCGGTGTACTGGTTCCTGCGGGTGTACTTCGCCGTGTACCTCGGGGTGACGATGGGGCACTCGCGGCGCCGCGAGCTGCTCGCGGATCGCGCGGCCGCGCTGGCCTACGGAGGAGACGCGTTCGGCGCGGCGCTCAACCGGGCCATCCGCAACGGTGAGCTCTTCGATCGCTCGGCCGTCAGCACGCTCATCATGCTGCGGCAGACCGGGCGGCCCTGCCAGAACCTCTACCGCTGCCTGGACGCGGCGGACACGATGACGCCGGGCAGCCTGCGCGAGCTGCGCACCACCGAGCTGGTGCAGCGAGAGGAGGGCAAGTACGACAGCCACCCGCCTCCGCATGAGCGCATCGCGCGCGTCGCGGGCATTCCCGCCCACCGCCCGGTGGACGAGGAGCCAGCCCTCACCCTGTTCGAGGCACCGGAGAAGCTCGCCGAGGAGCTCACCGGAGAGTTCGCGCACAAGGTCGAGGACTACCTGACGCAGCGGGGCGCGGAGCTGCCCCCGGTCCGTGGCGAGGTGGTGCCCGCCCTCCAGGAGCAGTTCGCGGGCGCGGTCGCGTTCCACCGGGATGCGTTGGATATGCGCGAGCGCGCGCACCCGGAGGCGGACACCGCCCTGGTGGCCTCGGCACGCAAGCTGGAGGAGACCGTGGGCGCGGATGATCCGTTCATCGTGCCCGTCCTCCAGGAGATGGCGTACGCCCAGCACCGGATGGGGGATACGCCAGCCGCCCAGGCCTCGCTCCAGCGAGCCATCGGCATCCTCGAGGCCCTGCCGGTAAAGGATCAGGGGGAGATCGACGCGCTCAAGCAGCAGCTGAACAACGTGAGCAGCAAGGCCGCTTGA
- the ribB gene encoding 3,4-dihydroxy-2-butanone-4-phosphate synthase, giving the protein MARGSQHETDSITLVERALAEIRKGRMVILTDDEDRENEGDLVMAAEKVTPQAINFMATHGRGLICLSLTEERLRRLNLPLMVQDNTSSFQTAFTVSIEAAQGVSTGISAADRAHTIQVAVAPDAKPSDLARPGHIFPLRAREGGVLVRTGQTEGSVDLARLAGLEPAGVICEVMNADGTMARRPDLVKFARKHKMVLLSVADIIRYRLERERLVRRISEATLERRGQGAFQAYTYGSDVDSSVHVALVKGDISGREPVLTRVHRVCLAGDLLGSAGCDCGSQLEQAFQRIQEAGRGVVIFLQREVSAQNRLRCTHVSNEETVPGKNDQMRLREFGVGAQILKDLGLSRLRLLTNNPKKIVGLESYALEVSEQIPLTVSAGPARRVAARRPPRRRKTS; this is encoded by the coding sequence ATGGCGCGCGGCAGTCAGCACGAGACGGACAGCATCACCCTGGTGGAGCGGGCGCTCGCGGAGATCCGCAAGGGCCGGATGGTCATCCTCACCGACGACGAGGACCGTGAGAACGAGGGCGACCTCGTCATGGCGGCGGAGAAGGTGACGCCGCAGGCCATCAACTTCATGGCCACCCACGGGCGCGGGCTCATCTGCCTGTCGCTCACCGAGGAGCGCCTGCGCCGGCTCAACCTGCCCCTCATGGTGCAGGACAACACCTCGTCCTTCCAGACGGCCTTCACCGTCTCCATCGAGGCCGCGCAGGGCGTCTCCACCGGCATCTCCGCCGCGGACCGCGCCCACACCATCCAGGTGGCGGTGGCCCCCGACGCGAAGCCGAGCGACCTGGCGCGTCCCGGCCACATCTTCCCCCTGCGGGCCCGCGAGGGTGGGGTGCTCGTGCGCACCGGCCAGACCGAGGGCAGCGTGGACCTGGCGCGCCTGGCCGGCCTGGAGCCCGCGGGCGTCATCTGCGAGGTCATGAACGCCGATGGGACCATGGCCCGCCGGCCGGACCTGGTGAAGTTCGCCCGGAAGCACAAGATGGTGCTGCTGTCCGTGGCCGACATCATCCGCTACCGGCTGGAGCGCGAGCGGCTCGTCCGGCGCATCAGCGAGGCGACGCTGGAGCGCCGGGGGCAGGGGGCCTTCCAGGCCTACACCTATGGCAGCGACGTGGACAGCTCGGTGCACGTGGCCCTGGTGAAGGGCGATATCTCCGGCCGCGAGCCCGTGCTCACCCGCGTCCACCGGGTCTGCCTGGCGGGGGACCTGCTGGGGAGCGCCGGGTGCGACTGTGGCAGCCAGCTCGAGCAGGCCTTCCAGCGCATCCAGGAGGCGGGGCGCGGCGTGGTCATCTTCCTCCAGCGCGAGGTCTCCGCGCAGAACCGGCTGCGGTGCACCCACGTCTCCAACGAGGAGACCGTGCCGGGGAAGAACGACCAGATGCGCCTGCGCGAGTTCGGCGTGGGGGCTCAGATTCTCAAGGACCTGGGGCTGTCCCGGCTGCGCCTGCTCACCAACAATCCCAAGAAGATCGTGGGGTTGGAGAGCTACGCGCTCGAGGTGTCGGAGCAGATTCCGCTCACCGTGTCCGCCGGACCGGCGCGGCGGGTGGCCGCTCGCCGTCCTCCCCGCCGCCGCAAGACGTCTTGA
- the nrdR gene encoding transcriptional regulator NrdR yields MRCPFCQDAENKVIDSRESHEGSVIRRRRECLQCKRRFTTYERVEELYPLIAKKDGRRETFDRDKLLAGLKKACEKRPVSADQLEETVVSIERWLQGMGEKEVPSSVIGEEVMRRLHALDEVAYVRFASVYRSFRDISEFMEELKDLLSDRTRERKPPQPAGKDG; encoded by the coding sequence ATGCGTTGCCCCTTCTGCCAGGACGCCGAGAACAAGGTCATCGACTCGCGCGAGTCGCACGAGGGGTCCGTCATCCGCCGGCGCCGCGAGTGTCTGCAGTGCAAGCGGCGCTTCACCACGTACGAGCGGGTGGAGGAGCTCTACCCGCTCATCGCGAAGAAGGACGGACGGCGGGAGACGTTCGACCGGGACAAGCTGCTCGCGGGGCTGAAGAAGGCCTGCGAGAAGCGGCCGGTGTCGGCGGACCAGCTCGAGGAGACGGTGGTCTCCATCGAGCGGTGGTTGCAGGGCATGGGTGAGAAGGAGGTGCCCTCGTCGGTCATCGGCGAGGAGGTGATGCGCCGGTTGCACGCGCTGGACGAGGTGGCCTATGTGCGCTTCGCCTCGGTGTACCGGAGCTTCCGCGACATCTCCGAGTTCATGGAGGAGTTGAAGGATCTGCTGTCGGACCGGACGCGGGAGCGCAAGCCGCCGCAGCCGGCGGGCAAGGACGGTTGA